The Skermanella rosea sequence CGGTCCCGACGCGGTGCTGGTGCGCCGCTGGGACGACAAGGCCAAGGTTCCGGGGCTGCCGACGCCGGGGCTGGACCATTTCAGGCCGTATCTGGCGGTCTGCGCGATGCGGTCGGACTGATTCGTATTGTTTAACCGCAGATGAACGCAGATGGACACAGATAGGTCCGAAAAAACCATCTGCGCCCATCTGCGTTCATCTGTGGCCAAGTCTTTCAGGCTTGACCGGGCGACCAGCTTACCGGATCGCCGATACTTAATCCCAACACCGTATCCGCCCGGCCCTGGTTGATGGCGATCTCGGCGAGGCCGTTGGAGTTCCCGTACCAGAAGGCTTCGCCGGGCGGCACCGCGCCGAACGTCCGGGCGGGCAAGACAGGCCGGTCGGCGACCGTCAGCACGGCGTCGGCGGGAAGCGTCGAGGCGCGCAGGCCGGTCATGGCGTTGCCGTAGACGTCGATGTAGACGACCTGCCCCAGGTCGTCGGGCCAGCCGGGGCGGCGGACCCGCTCCACCGGGACCGGTGTCCCGGGGACCGGGCCGCCCAGCGCCAAGCGGGCGGCCACTGGGGCGAACAGGTCGCGGCCGTGGAAGCTGGCCGACAGGCGGTCCGGCCGCCAGTCGATCGCCCAGGCCTCCACCGAGGCGGCGCGGCGCATCACCAGTTCGAACAGGCCGTTGTCCGGCCCGACATACCAGCGGCCGTCGGCCCGCACGGCCAAGGGCAGGCGGTCGGTCCCGACGCCGGGATCGACGACGCCGAGCAGCACGCCGCCCTGCGGCACGGCGACGCAATAGGCGGCAAGCAGGTAGGCGCAGGGATAGGGTTGGAACGCGGGCGCGTCCGCGAACAGGTCGATCACCGGCACCCCCGGCGCGCGGCCCGCCAGCACCGCCTTCATCTGTCCAGTATAGGGCCCGGACAACCCGAAATCGGTGAACAAGACAATCATCGAGCTGGTTCCCTCACAAAGAAGCTTCAGAGGTATACTTGAAAATTCGAGAAGCCAGGGCATATTCCCTTTCAAGCACTTCACAAGAGCAAATAAATCACGGGACCTGTCAATATGAACACCTGTTCAATATCGAATTACGGTGGAGGCATACAGTGATGGCCCTGGTTTCCAGACGGTTGTTCGTGCTGGCGATTCTGTGCCTCGCCCTATACCCGATCACTTCGCCCGGAACCGCCCGCGCCGCCGGCCAGCCCTTCGCCGCCGTCGCGACCACGTCTCAGGTGGCCGACCTGGTGCGCGAGGTCGCGGGCGGGCGGGCCGAGGTTTCCAGCCTGATGGGCGAAGGGGTCGATCCGCACACCTACAAGCTGACCCGGTCCGACGTGGCGCGGATCGCCGGGGCCGACATCGTGTTCTACAGCGGCCTGCACCTGGAGGGGAAGATCATCGACGCGCTGACCCGCGTCGCCGGGTCCGGCAAGCCGGTCCAGGCCGTCGCCGAGGCTGTCCCGGCCGACCGGCTGCTGACGCCCGAAGGGTTCGACGGCAACCCGGACCCGCATGTCTGGATGGACGTGGCCCTGTGGACCCATGCGCTCAACTCGGTGCGCGAAGCCCTGGCGGCGTTCGACCCCGAGGGCGCGGACATCTACCGCGCCAACGCGGCCGACCTGTCACGGCGGTTCGAGCGGCTGGACGCCTATGCCCGGTCGGTGCTGGGAGGCATCCCGGAGCAGGCCCGCGTCCTGGTCACCGCCCACGACGCCTTCAACTACCTGGGCCGGGCCTACGGGCTGGAGGTGCGCGGCATCCAGGGCATCAGCACGGAGTCGGAGGCAGGCCTGCGCGAGATCGAGGACCTGGTGGATCTGCTGGTCACCCGCCGGATCGCCGCCGTCTTCGTCGAGACCAGCGTGTCCGAGCGCAACATCCGGGCGCTGATCGACGGCGCCGCCGCCCGCGGCCACCAAGTCGTGATCGGCGGCGCGCTGTATTCGGACGCGATGGGCGCGCCCGGCACCTATGAAGGGACCTATGTCGGCATGATCGACCACAACGTGACGACCATCGCCCGCGCGCTGGGGGGAACCCCGCCGGCCGGCGGGTTCGAGGGCCGTCTCGCGGCGCTGGAACGGTGAGAGCCATGCTGTTCCCGTTCCGAGCCGCCAAGGGCGACGGGCCGTTCGCCGCCTCCCCGCTGGAGGTCCGCGGCCTGACCGTCGCCTACAACAGGAAGCCCGTGCTGTGGTCGGTCGACTATACCGCCCCGTCCCGCGGCCTGATCGCGATCGTCGGCCCCAACGGCGCCGGCAAATCCACCTTCATCAAGGCCTGCCTGGGGCTGGTCCCGGCGGTGTCGGGCACCGTGCGGGTCCATGGCGGGCCGGTCGGGCGGCGCCGCGCGCTGATCGGCTACGTACCGCAGCGCGAAAGCGTGGACTGGGACTTCCCGGCCTCCGCCCTGGACGTCGTCGCCATGGGCCGCTACGCCATGATCGGCTGGTGCCGGCCGGTCGGGCGCGCCCACCGCGAGGCGGCGCGGGCCTGCCTGGACCGGGTCGGCATGGCCGACTTCGCCGACCGCCAGATCGGCCAGCTCTCCGGCGGCCAGCAGCAGCGGGTGTTCCTGGCCCGCGCGCTGGCCCAGGAGGCGAAGGTCTATTTCATGGACGAGCCGTTCGCGGGCGTCGATGCCGCGACCGAGCGGGCGGTGATCCAGGTGCTGCGCGACCTCGACGCCGCCGGGCGCACGGTGATCTGCGTCCACCACGACCTGCAGACCGTCGCCGATTATTTCGACCATGTCCTGCTGATGAACACCCGCGTGATCGGGGCCGGCCCGGTCGCGACGACGCTGACCGCCGAGATGCTGCGCCAGACCTACGGCGGGCGGCTCGGGCCGGCCGACATCCCCGGGAACGGGCCGGGAGTCGGACCCGGGATCGGGGCGGGCGCGGTGCTGCCGGTGCGGACGGGGGCGGCCTGACATGAACCCCGCCGACGTGATCGCGACGCTGACCCTCCAGGCCGGCTTCAACTCGGCCGTGGTGGTCGCCGGCACGGCCTGCCTGGGGGTGGCGGCCGGCGTCATCGGAAGCTTCATGCTGCTGCGCAAGCGCGCCCTGGTCAGCGACGCGCTCAGCCACGCGACGCTGCCGGGCATCGCCCTGGCCTTCCTGGCCGCGACCTGGCTCGGGCTGGAGGGGCGCAGCCTGCCGGTGCTGCTGGCCGGCGCGCTGTTCAGCGGGGCGCTGGGCGTGCTGGCGATCCAGGCGATCTCCCGCTACACGAGGCTGCCGGAGGATGCCGCGATCGGCGCCGTGCTGAGCGTCTTCTTCGGCGTCGGGGTCGTGCTGCTGAGCCATATCCAGACCCTGCCGACCGGCAACCAGGCGGGGCTGAAGACCTTCATCCTGGGCCAGACCGCCGCCATGAACCGGACCGAGGCGGCGGCGATCGCCGCGCTGGCGCTGGCGGCGGTGGCGGCGTCAGCCCTGCTGTTCAAGGAGTTCAGGCTGCTCTGCTTCGATCCGGACTTCGCCGCCGGCCAGGGCTGGCCGACCCGGCGGATCGACCTGACCCTGATGGGCCTGACCACGCTGGTCACGGTGATCGGCCTGCAGACCGCCGGGCTGATCCTGATCATCGCCCTGCTGATCGTGCCGCCGGCCGCGGCCCGCTTCTGGACCGAGCGGCTGGGGGTCATGGTCGTCGTGGCGGCCGCGCTGGGGGGCGCCAGCGGCTGGATCGGCGCCAGCCTGTCGGCGCTGGTGCCGCGCCTGCCGGCGGGCGCCGTGATCGTGCTGGTGGCCGGCGCCCTGTTCGTGGCGAGCTTCCTGTTCGCCCCGGCGCGCGGCGTGGTCGCGACGGCGTGGCGGCAGGGCCGACTGCGCCTCGCCTATGCCGAGCAGGCGGCCCTGGCCGGGCGGCTGGCCGGCGCCCCGCCTTCCCCGGCGATGCGGCCGTGGCTGCGGCTTCGCGGCTGGCTGCGCGGCGAAGACCTGACCGAGCGGGGGCTTGCGGCGGCGCACGCGGCCGAGCGGAACCGCCGCCTGTGGGAACGCTTCCTGATGCGCTACCCGACCCTTATCCCGGGACAGGCCAACTGGGGCATCGACCCGATCGACCGGGTGCTGCCCCGCGACCTGGTGCGGGAGCTGGAAGGGCTTCCGGCGGAGACGGCGCGATGATCACGACGCAGGAATTCCTTCAGATCGACCTGCCGGCCATGACCGCTGCGGTCCTTGCCTGCGTCAGCTGCGCGCTGGTCGGCAATTTCCTGGTGCTTCGGCGGCAGAGCCTGCTGGGCGATGCGATCAGCCATGCCATCCTGCCCGGCATCGTCGGCGGTTTCCTGCTGACCGGCTCGCGCTTCGGCCTGGGCGTGATCGGCGGGGCGCTGGCGGCGGCGGTCGTCGCGGGCGTGCTGATCGAGTCGGTGCGCAGGCTGGGCCGGCTGGACGCCGGGGCCGCCATGGGCGTCGTGTTCACCGTGATGTTCGCGGGCGGCGTGGTGCTGATCGAGCAGGGTGCCGCCCGCGCGGTCGACCTGGACGCCGACTGCGTGCTCTACGGCCAGCTCGAGGGGATCCTGTGGCTGGCGCCGCAGGGCTGGGCCGACCTGGCGGACCCGGCGGTCTGGGCCGACCTGCCGCGCCAAGTGGTGACGCTGGCCCTGGTGACGGCGCTGTGCGTCGCCTGCGTCGTCGCCTTCCGCAAGGAACTGGCGCTGACCTCGTTCGACCCGGCGCTGGCGACGACGCTGGGCATACCCGCCGGGCTGTTCCATTACGGGGTCGTCGTGCTGGTCGCCGTCGCCGCCATCGCCTCGTTCGAGGCGGTCGGCTCGATCCTGGTGGTCGCGATGCTGATCTGCCCGGCGGCGACGGCGCGCCTGCTGACCGACCGGCTCCCGGTCCAGCTCTGGCTGAGCGTCGCGATCGGCGGCCTGACCGGGGCGGGCGGCTACCTGCTGGGCGCCTTCGGCCCGTCGCTGCTCGCCGGCGGCCCGGCCGACGCGCTGAACGCCGCCGGGATGATCGCCACCCTGGCCGGCGTCCTGCTGGCCGCCGCCATCCTGTTCGCGCCGCGCCACGGCGTGCTGGCCCGCAACCGGGGGATGGGGCGGGGGCCGGGACAGGCAACGGGATTGTCCCGGATGCGGTGACCCGTTAGGCTGATGCGGCCGGCACTCCGGTGGCAATACGATCCGACGGTTCATGACCAGACCTGCCGAGCAAGACCCGCGCTTCAGGCCGACCAGACGGTCCATGGCCCAGTTCGCCGCCGTCGTGGCGCTGGCCGCGGGCGGCACGCTGCTGCCGTCGGACGGCGGCATCGGCATGATCGCGCTGAAGGCGGCCTGCGCCGCCGCCCTGATCGGGCTGGTCATGGCCGGGATGGCCGCCGGCGATCGGAGGGTGCGCGTGGCGCGGGCGGCGGAGCGGCGGACCGACCATGCCCGCCAGGTCCTGGTCGACGCGATCGAGTCGCTGCCCGAAGGCTTCGCGATCTTCGACCGGGCCGACCGGCTGGTGATATCCAACCAGCGCTTCCGCGAGCTGAATTCGCCGGCATCGAGGACGACGGCCCCCGGATCGGCCACCCGAGCCCCGCCGGCGGAGGGATCCGCGGAAGATCCGCCCGAAGGCCTGGAGGAGGACGGGCGCCCGATGCCGGACGGGCGGTGGCTGCGGGTCGACGGGCGGCGGATCGAGGGCGGTTACCGCGTGGCCGTCAGCACCGACGTGACCGAGGGACGCCGCCGGCAGGCAGAGCTGGCCCGCCGCACCCGGCTGCTCGACGCCGTCCTGAACGCCTTGCCCGAGGGGATCTGCCTGTGGAGCCCGGAGTCGCGGCTGATCGGGTGGAACGCCCGGCTGGTCGAGCTTCTCGACCTGCCGCCGGACCTGCCCGCGGCGGGCCGACCCCTCGCGGAGTTCGCCGCCTTCCTGGACGGGCGGGGCGAGGCGGCGCTGTCCGGCATTCCTCCCGGCGCGGTCGGCATGGCGGGCGTCCGCGAGACGCTGCGCCGGGACCATGTCCGCCCGGACGGCCATGTGCTGGAGGTGACATCGGCGCCGATGTCCGACGGGGGCCGGCTGGTCCGCTATGCCGACGTGACCGCGGCGCGGCGTGCCGGCCGGGATCTCGCCGACCGGGAGGAGCGGTTCCGGCGCCTTTCCGCCGCCACGACGGAAGGGGTGCTGATCCACGACGGCGCCACCGTGATCGACGCCAACGAGGCGGCGGCGGCGCTGTTCGGGATGACCGTGGGCGAGCTGATCGGATGCCCGGCGGACCGGCTGGCGGCGCCCGAGGACTGGGCGGGGCTGCGCGACGCCCTGGCGTTGGAAGGTCCGGACGGCCCGACGCCCGATCGCGGGATCCGGCTCCTGCGCCGGGATGGCGGCCGGTTCCTGTGCGAGGCGTCGCGGCGCCGCGTGGCCTGGCAGGACCGGCCCGCCGCCGCCCTGACGCTGCGCGACGTCACCGTGCGGCAGGACGCGGAGGACCGGCTGCGCGCCACCCTGGCGAAGGCCGAGCGGGAGAGCCGCACCCGGTCGGACTATCTGGCCGCGATCGGCCGCGAGGTGCGCCCCGCGCTCAACGGCGTCCTCGGCACGATCGGCGTCCTGGCGGAAAGCCGCCTGACCGAGGCCCAGCGCGCCCAGGCCGTGGCGGTCCGGGAACTGGTCGAGAACCAGATGGCGACCCTGACCGACATCATCGACCTGGCCCGGCTGGAGGACGGCCGGCTCCGCATCCAGGACGAGGGATTCGACCTGGTCGAGCTGGTGGAGGGGCTGGTCGATACGCTGGCGGGGCAGGCCGCCGCGAAGGGCATCGACCTCGTCGCCGGCGTCCCGGCCGGCGTGCCGTCGGCCCTGAGGGGCGATCCGAAGCGGCTTCGGCAGGTGCTGGCGATCCTCGCGGGAAACGCCGTGAAGTTCACCGAGCAGGGCGGCGTCTCGCTGACCGTCACCGCCCCGGCGAGCGCCGCCGAGTCCGTGACGGTGCGCTTCGAGGTCGCGGATACCGGGATCGGCATCCCCGACGCGGCGCAGCCCCATGTGTTCGACGGTTTCGGGCTGGGCGGGACGGGAGCGCCCGGCCGCCACGGCGGAAGCGGGCTCCAGCTCGCCATCGCCAAGCGGCTGGTCGGCCTGATGGGCGGTGCCATCGGGTTCGACAGCGCCGCCGGGGTCGGCAGCCGTTTCTGGTTCACCGTGTCCCTGGCGCGCCGCCCGGACGGCGCCGGACCGGCCGAGGCCGCCTCGTCGCTGGCCGGGAAACGCATCCTTCTGGTCGAAGGAAACGGCGTCAGCCGCGAGGTGCTGACCCGGCAGCTCGCCGACTGGGGGGCCGCGGTCCACGGGGTCGCCAGCGGACGCGCCGCCCTGGAAGTGATCGCGTCGCCCGGGAGCAGGCGGCCCCGGGGCGGTGCCGCGTTCGATACCGCCCTGGTCGACGACGCCACCTCCGACCTGCCGGTCGCCACGCTGGCGCGCCGTCTGCGCGACGCCGGCCTCGGACGCCTGATCCTGCTGTCCGGCATTGGCCGGCCAAGCCAGGGAACCGGCCAGGGGACCCCCTGGCCGGCGCTGGAAGCGGCCGGCTTCTCGGCCGCGGTCCGCAAGCCGGCGCGCCAGGCATCGCTGCTGGCGGCTCTGCGCGGCGAACCGGTGATGGAACTGGCCCGGCCGCAGGCCGCCGCGCCGGAAGAACCGGCCGGCGACGGGGCGGCGGCCGGGGGCGATACCCTGCCGGCGGATGCGCCGCGGCTGCTGCTGGTCGAGGACAGCGTCACCAACCAGCTGGTCGCCGGCACGCTGCTGAAGGTCGCCGGATACCGGGTCGACCTGGCGGTCAACGGGCTGGAGGCGGTCGCCGCGGTCCGCCGGACGCCCTACCGGCTCGTCCTGATGGACATCGCCATGCCGGAGATGGACGGCATCGCCGCGACCCGGGCGATCCGCGCCCTGCCCGCTCCAGTCGGAGACATCCCGATCATCGCGATGACGGCCAACGCCATGGTCGGCGACCGCGAACGGTTCCTCGATGCCGGGATGAACGATTACGTGCCGAAGCCGATCGAGCGGGTCCATCTGCTCGACACGATCGCCCGCTGGCTGCCCGCCCCCGTCCCGGCGGCGCCGGCAGCCAGCGCGGAGGCGGCATCCCCGGGCGCGGGCGGTGCCGCCGCATCCGAGTTGCTCGACACCGGCGTGCTCGACCAGCTCAAGCACGACCTCGACGAAACCATCCTGCCGGACCTGATCGACGCCTTCCTGTCGGAAGCCCGGGGGCGCGTGCAGCGCATCGTCGACGGCGCCGCCGGCGACGCGCTGCCGGTGGTGGCGCGGGAGGCCCATACGCTGAAGAGCTCCGCCGGCACCTTCGGCGCCGTCCGGCTCGCAGACGCGGTGCGAGCGATCGAGCGCGCCTGCCAAGCCGGCGACGGGGCGACGGTGCAGCGGATCAGCGCCGAGGTTCCCGCCCTGCTCGAGGCGACGGCGCGCGCCTATGACTGCCTGGGCATGGTCGCGCGCACCTGAAGGGCAAGGGTACACCCGGCGGGCGGCCCATCGAACATCATATATATTTATAACAAATATTTCTGAAAAGCCTACCGGATCTGGCCCTTTGCACTGAACGTCATCCGGTTTTCAAAAGCTATCATCAAACGAGTGAAGACTTCTTTGCCTTTCCCAAAGGCGAAGCCAACCCTCCTTTTAAGTGGAACGAGAGTTCTTCTTAAAGAAACGTAAAGAAAAATGAAGCTCAGTCCTGAAATGCTGGTCCGGGCGCTTGACGTCAGCGAGCTAGCCCACACCGTCAGCTCCCTCAGGGGCGACATGCCCCTGCTCTACGCCAACCAGGCCTTCCTGGACCTGACGGGATACGGCCGGGACGAGGTGGTCGGTCGGAACTGCAGATTCCTCCAGGGACCGCTGACCGAAGCTTCCGCGCTGTCGCGGATCCGCGACGGCATCGCGGCGCGCGAGACCGTCCAGGTGAACCTGATCAATTACCGCAAGGACGGAAGCACCTTCGTCAACCATCTCTACCTGGCCCCGGTGCCGGACGCCTCGGGCACGCCCATCGCCTACATGGGCATCCAGTCGAACGTCACCCCGCTCCACCAGCGGCTTCGGCTGGACCACGAGCGGGAGAAGCTGGCGGCCCTGGGCCGCCTGACCGCTGGGATCAGCCACGAGATCAAGAACGCCCTCCAGCCGATCCGCCTGATGGCGGAGATCCTGGAGGATTGGGAGAGCTTGCGCCCGGACGACATCCGCCGGTCCCTGGCCACGCTTCGGACCAACCTGGACATCGCCCTCCAACTGACCACCGACGTCCTGGGCGTCGCCCGCAATCCGTCCCATCGGCGCGCGGAAGCCGTCGCCGCGACGGTGCTGGCCGCCGAGACGATGCGGTTCGTGGAAGGGATCGTGCCCGACACGGTCCGGCTGCGGACCGTCGGAATCCCGCCCGGCGGCACACCGGGCTCGGTGGCGATAACGGTCCGGCATCTCCTCCAGGTGATCGGAAACCTCGTCACCAACGCCGTCGACGCCATGCAGGGGCGCGGGGACCTGACGATCCGCTGGATCCGCCGCAGCCTGCCGCCCGGCGAGGCGGAGGGGCTCGGCCTCCTCCCCGGCGACTATCTGCGGATCGATATCGTGGATACCGGATGCGGCGTCGAGGAACGGCACCTGGGCGAACTTTTCGAGACCTTCTTCACGACCAAGCCGCGCGACGAGGGGACGGGACTGGGGCTGGCGGTCAGCCAGTCGATCGTCCGCGAGGCCGGCGGAACCATCACCGCCAGCAGCCAGGCTCCCGGCGGCAGCACCTTCTCGATCCATCTTCCAACGATCCACGAAGCATAGGAACATTCCATGGCACACATACTGCTGATCGAGGACATGCCGGGGGTGCGGGACGCCCTCGGCGTGGTCCTGACCATCGCCGGCCACCGGATCGACACGGCGGGCGACGGCGAAGAGGGCTTGGCCAAGGTCAGGGCCAACGCCTACGACATGGTCATCTGCGACATCGTCATGCCCAGGAAGGACGGCACCTCGGTGATCATCGAGGCCAAGGCGGCCAAGCCGGCCCTGCCGATCCTGGCAGTGTCCGGGGGAGCCGGCGGCGTGACCGCCCGGCAGGCTCTCCTGGTGGCCTCCGCGAAGGCGGACCGCACCCTGGAAAAGCCCTTCTCCCGCGAGGACCTGCTGACGGCGGTCCGCGAAACCCTTTCCTCTCCCGCCTGAACGAGCACCATCATGCCCAACTTTTTCCGCAGCCTGAAGATCGGTTCCCGCATCTATGTCCTGACCGCCATGTCGCTGGCCTTCCTGTGCCTCGTCGCGGCGATCAGCTTCACCAGCATGGTCCGGATCGGCCACGAGCTGACCCAGGTCGCCGACCGCAGCATGCCGATCAGCGCCCTGCTGCGCCAGATCACCACCCACCAGCTGGAACAGGCCGTGCTGTTCGAACGGATGCTGCGGGAGGGCGAGATCAGCGTCGCGGAGAACCGGCTGGACCAGGTCGCCGCCGAGTTCGGCCGGCTGTCGCGCCAGATGGACGAGGAGATCGTCCGGCTCGAACGGATGGTCGGGGAGGCGCGGGCGGCTTCGGACGGGACCGACATGGGGGATCTCGAGGAGCAGGTCAGGCAGATCGAGGAACGCCACGCGCGCTACGAGAAGGGCGCCGAGGCGATCCTGCAGCGCATCCGGGAGTCCGGCACCCGCACCGTGCCGACGACCGTCACCGCGCTGATGAGGCTCGCGGAGGACCTGGAAAAGGAACAGGAGGCGCTCGACCATGCCATCATCGACCTGATGGAGAATGTCTCCGCATCGACCGACAAGGCGGTCCGGCGCGCCCGGGACGACGAAGCGCGGGCGACGATGCTGATCGCGAGCCTGTCGGGCATCATCCTGATCCTGGCCGGGGCCCTGTCGATCCTGATCGCGCGCAGCATCACCAAGCCGGTGGGCAAGCTGACGAACGCCATGAAGGACCTGGCCGGCGGCAATCTGGAGACCGAGATCGTCACGCCCTATTTCCGCGACGAGGTCCACGAGATGTCGGCGACCATGAAGGTGTTCCGCGCCGACATGGCGAAGGCGCGCGACCTGGAAGAGGTGCAGCGGCGGGAGCGGGCCAAGCGGCAGCGCCAGGGCGAGGAGCTGAGCCAGCTCGTCGGCATCTTCGGGGCCAGCATCGGCGCCGTGTTCAACAGGATCGGCTCGTCCTCCAAGGCGATGGTCGACGAGGCGACGACCATGACGCGCCAGAGCGGCGATACCCTGGGCATGGCCGACCAGGTGGCCGGCGAGGCCAGCCATTCCTCGGAAAGCGCCGGCACGCTGGCCAGCGCCTCGGAGGAGATGCTGGTCAGCGCGCAGGAGATCGCCCGGCAGATCGCCAAGTCGGCGGACGTGGTGAACAGGGCCGTCGCCGCCGCCGACAACGCCCGCGACGAGGTCGGGCGGCTTCAGGAGACGGCCGAGCAGATCGAGCAGGTCGTCGAGCTGATCCGGAACATCTCGAAGCAGACCAACCTGCTGGCGCTGAACGCCACCATCGAGGCGAGCCGGGCCGGCGACGCCGGCAAGGGCTTCGCGGTGGTCGCGGCGGAGGTGAAGCAACTGGCGACCCAGACGACCCGGGCCACCGAGGAGATCGGCGCCAGGATCAGCGGGGTGCGGCAGGTCTCGACCTCTTCCGCCGGCGCGATCACGGAGATCGCCAGCCTGATCAGCGAAGTCAACAGCTACATCTCCGGAATCGTGTCGGCCGTGCAGGAACAGGATGCGACCCTGAACGAGATGGTCCGCAACATCGACTTCGTGGCCCGGAGTTCCGGCACGGTCACCGAGAGCGTGGCGCGGATCAAGGGCCAGGCCGTGACCGTGGGGTCCAGCGCCGCGGGCGTCAGCCGTTTCGCCACCGACCTGAGGGACGAGTCGACCAGCCTGAGCCGGGAAGTGGAAACCTTCCTGAAGGCCATGCGCAACACCAATAGCGACGACGACACCTTCACGACCTACAGGATCGACCGGGCCGCGGAAGCCGACCTGGCCTCCGGCGCGT is a genomic window containing:
- a CDS encoding SAM hydrolase/SAM-dependent halogenase family protein yields the protein MIVLFTDFGLSGPYTGQMKAVLAGRAPGVPVIDLFADAPAFQPYPCAYLLAAYCVAVPQGGVLLGVVDPGVGTDRLPLAVRADGRWYVGPDNGLFELVMRRAASVEAWAIDWRPDRLSASFHGRDLFAPVAARLALGGPVPGTPVPVERVRRPGWPDDLGQVVYIDVYGNAMTGLRASTLPADAVLTVADRPVLPARTFGAVPPGEAFWYGNSNGLAEIAINQGRADTVLGLSIGDPVSWSPGQA
- a CDS encoding metal ABC transporter solute-binding protein, Zn/Mn family; translated protein: MALVSRRLFVLAILCLALYPITSPGTARAAGQPFAAVATTSQVADLVREVAGGRAEVSSLMGEGVDPHTYKLTRSDVARIAGADIVFYSGLHLEGKIIDALTRVAGSGKPVQAVAEAVPADRLLTPEGFDGNPDPHVWMDVALWTHALNSVREALAAFDPEGADIYRANAADLSRRFERLDAYARSVLGGIPEQARVLVTAHDAFNYLGRAYGLEVRGIQGISTESEAGLREIEDLVDLLVTRRIAAVFVETSVSERNIRALIDGAAARGHQVVIGGALYSDAMGAPGTYEGTYVGMIDHNVTTIARALGGTPPAGGFEGRLAALER
- a CDS encoding metal ABC transporter ATP-binding protein, coding for MLFPFRAAKGDGPFAASPLEVRGLTVAYNRKPVLWSVDYTAPSRGLIAIVGPNGAGKSTFIKACLGLVPAVSGTVRVHGGPVGRRRALIGYVPQRESVDWDFPASALDVVAMGRYAMIGWCRPVGRAHREAARACLDRVGMADFADRQIGQLSGGQQQRVFLARALAQEAKVYFMDEPFAGVDAATERAVIQVLRDLDAAGRTVICVHHDLQTVADYFDHVLLMNTRVIGAGPVATTLTAEMLRQTYGGRLGPADIPGNGPGVGPGIGAGAVLPVRTGAA
- a CDS encoding metal ABC transporter permease; the encoded protein is MNPADVIATLTLQAGFNSAVVVAGTACLGVAAGVIGSFMLLRKRALVSDALSHATLPGIALAFLAATWLGLEGRSLPVLLAGALFSGALGVLAIQAISRYTRLPEDAAIGAVLSVFFGVGVVLLSHIQTLPTGNQAGLKTFILGQTAAMNRTEAAAIAALALAAVAASALLFKEFRLLCFDPDFAAGQGWPTRRIDLTLMGLTTLVTVIGLQTAGLILIIALLIVPPAAARFWTERLGVMVVVAAALGGASGWIGASLSALVPRLPAGAVIVLVAGALFVASFLFAPARGVVATAWRQGRLRLAYAEQAALAGRLAGAPPSPAMRPWLRLRGWLRGEDLTERGLAAAHAAERNRRLWERFLMRYPTLIPGQANWGIDPIDRVLPRDLVRELEGLPAETAR
- a CDS encoding metal ABC transporter permease; protein product: MITTQEFLQIDLPAMTAAVLACVSCALVGNFLVLRRQSLLGDAISHAILPGIVGGFLLTGSRFGLGVIGGALAAAVVAGVLIESVRRLGRLDAGAAMGVVFTVMFAGGVVLIEQGAARAVDLDADCVLYGQLEGILWLAPQGWADLADPAVWADLPRQVVTLALVTALCVACVVAFRKELALTSFDPALATTLGIPAGLFHYGVVVLVAVAAIASFEAVGSILVVAMLICPAATARLLTDRLPVQLWLSVAIGGLTGAGGYLLGAFGPSLLAGGPADALNAAGMIATLAGVLLAAAILFAPRHGVLARNRGMGRGPGQATGLSRMR
- a CDS encoding PAS-domain containing protein, with protein sequence MTRPAEQDPRFRPTRRSMAQFAAVVALAAGGTLLPSDGGIGMIALKAACAAALIGLVMAGMAAGDRRVRVARAAERRTDHARQVLVDAIESLPEGFAIFDRADRLVISNQRFRELNSPASRTTAPGSATRAPPAEGSAEDPPEGLEEDGRPMPDGRWLRVDGRRIEGGYRVAVSTDVTEGRRRQAELARRTRLLDAVLNALPEGICLWSPESRLIGWNARLVELLDLPPDLPAAGRPLAEFAAFLDGRGEAALSGIPPGAVGMAGVRETLRRDHVRPDGHVLEVTSAPMSDGGRLVRYADVTAARRAGRDLADREERFRRLSAATTEGVLIHDGATVIDANEAAAALFGMTVGELIGCPADRLAAPEDWAGLRDALALEGPDGPTPDRGIRLLRRDGGRFLCEASRRRVAWQDRPAAALTLRDVTVRQDAEDRLRATLAKAERESRTRSDYLAAIGREVRPALNGVLGTIGVLAESRLTEAQRAQAVAVRELVENQMATLTDIIDLARLEDGRLRIQDEGFDLVELVEGLVDTLAGQAAAKGIDLVAGVPAGVPSALRGDPKRLRQVLAILAGNAVKFTEQGGVSLTVTAPASAAESVTVRFEVADTGIGIPDAAQPHVFDGFGLGGTGAPGRHGGSGLQLAIAKRLVGLMGGAIGFDSAAGVGSRFWFTVSLARRPDGAGPAEAASSLAGKRILLVEGNGVSREVLTRQLADWGAAVHGVASGRAALEVIASPGSRRPRGGAAFDTALVDDATSDLPVATLARRLRDAGLGRLILLSGIGRPSQGTGQGTPWPALEAAGFSAAVRKPARQASLLAALRGEPVMELARPQAAAPEEPAGDGAAAGGDTLPADAPRLLLVEDSVTNQLVAGTLLKVAGYRVDLAVNGLEAVAAVRRTPYRLVLMDIAMPEMDGIAATRAIRALPAPVGDIPIIAMTANAMVGDRERFLDAGMNDYVPKPIERVHLLDTIARWLPAPVPAAPAASAEAASPGAGGAAASELLDTGVLDQLKHDLDETILPDLIDAFLSEARGRVQRIVDGAAGDALPVVAREAHTLKSSAGTFGAVRLADAVRAIERACQAGDGATVQRISAEVPALLEATARAYDCLGMVART
- a CDS encoding two-component system sensor histidine kinase NtrB, with product MKLSPEMLVRALDVSELAHTVSSLRGDMPLLYANQAFLDLTGYGRDEVVGRNCRFLQGPLTEASALSRIRDGIAARETVQVNLINYRKDGSTFVNHLYLAPVPDASGTPIAYMGIQSNVTPLHQRLRLDHEREKLAALGRLTAGISHEIKNALQPIRLMAEILEDWESLRPDDIRRSLATLRTNLDIALQLTTDVLGVARNPSHRRAEAVAATVLAAETMRFVEGIVPDTVRLRTVGIPPGGTPGSVAITVRHLLQVIGNLVTNAVDAMQGRGDLTIRWIRRSLPPGEAEGLGLLPGDYLRIDIVDTGCGVEERHLGELFETFFTTKPRDEGTGLGLAVSQSIVREAGGTITASSQAPGGSTFSIHLPTIHEA
- a CDS encoding response regulator, giving the protein MAHILLIEDMPGVRDALGVVLTIAGHRIDTAGDGEEGLAKVRANAYDMVICDIVMPRKDGTSVIIEAKAAKPALPILAVSGGAGGVTARQALLVASAKADRTLEKPFSREDLLTAVRETLSSPA